The following coding sequences are from one Halobaculum sp. XH14 window:
- a CDS encoding MFS transporter has protein sequence MTTADTSEEDPSLWRNRDFRRFFAGQFVTNAGDSLYTVAVLWLVFELSGSTVLTGIANALLLLPWLLQMLAGPIVDRLPLKPVLVGSQVLQGVVVLALPLAAAAGRLSVGVLFAVVPLLTLATLVMTPVGTTLVPRIVAEERLSRANSALATVTLGLDMVFDALGGAFISAFGATTLFLFDSATFALAGLLFAEITVPAADATEERPDPAGESVVGSYVADLRNGVDVLRGTVFVELVFTTAVLNLATGVTLAILPAFGDALGGPAVYGLLLGALGGGRLVGSLLAPRLEAVAYGRLLLAGDCLAACCWLAAVSAPSTALTVALFGLAWVPAGVAGVLTSTLNQTVFPDDLLGRVSSIKGTAAGATLPLGSLIGGGVAEVLGATTTMGLAALGFGFSGLYVLVRPRLRRLPAVADADPGDFDVTASPSRDGE, from the coding sequence ATGACCACGGCCGACACGTCCGAGGAGGACCCGTCGCTGTGGCGGAACCGCGACTTCCGGCGGTTCTTCGCCGGTCAGTTCGTGACGAACGCCGGGGACAGCCTCTACACCGTCGCCGTCCTGTGGCTCGTCTTCGAACTCAGCGGCTCGACGGTCCTCACGGGGATCGCCAACGCGCTGTTGTTGCTCCCGTGGCTCCTCCAGATGCTCGCCGGGCCGATCGTGGACCGGCTCCCGCTCAAGCCCGTCCTCGTCGGGTCGCAGGTCCTGCAGGGCGTCGTCGTGCTGGCGCTCCCGCTCGCCGCGGCGGCCGGGCGGCTGAGCGTCGGCGTCCTGTTCGCGGTCGTCCCGCTGTTGACGCTCGCGACGCTGGTGATGACACCGGTGGGGACGACGCTCGTGCCGCGCATCGTCGCCGAGGAGCGGCTCTCGCGGGCCAACTCCGCGCTCGCGACCGTCACGCTCGGGCTCGACATGGTGTTCGACGCGCTCGGCGGCGCGTTCATCTCCGCCTTCGGCGCGACGACGCTGTTCCTGTTCGACTCCGCGACGTTCGCCCTCGCTGGCCTCCTGTTCGCCGAGATCACGGTGCCGGCTGCCGACGCCACGGAGGAGCGCCCCGACCCGGCCGGCGAATCGGTGGTCGGCTCCTACGTCGCCGACCTGCGGAACGGGGTCGACGTCCTCCGCGGAACCGTCTTCGTCGAACTCGTGTTCACGACGGCGGTGCTCAACCTCGCGACCGGCGTGACGCTCGCGATCCTCCCGGCGTTCGGCGACGCGCTCGGCGGCCCCGCCGTCTACGGCCTGTTGCTCGGCGCGCTCGGCGGCGGCCGGCTCGTCGGGTCGCTCCTCGCGCCCCGCCTCGAGGCGGTCGCGTACGGCCGGCTGCTGCTCGCCGGCGACTGCCTGGCCGCGTGCTGCTGGCTTGCCGCGGTCAGTGCGCCCTCGACGGCGCTCACCGTCGCCCTGTTCGGGCTCGCGTGGGTGCCGGCGGGGGTCGCCGGCGTGCTCACGTCGACGCTGAACCAGACGGTGTTCCCGGACGACCTCCTCGGTCGCGTCTCGTCGATCAAGGGGACGGCGGCGGGGGCCACGCTGCCGCTCGGCTCGCTGATCGGCGGCGGCGTCGCCGAGGTGCTCGGCGCGACGACGACGATGGGGCTGGCCGCGCTCGGCTTCGGATTCAGCGGGCTGTACGTGCTCGTTCGCCCCCGGCTCCGCCGTCTTCCCGCGGTCGCGGACGCCGACCCGGGCGACTTCGACGTGACGGCGTCGCCGTCCCGCGACGGGGAGTGA
- a CDS encoding ArsR/SmtB family transcription factor — MTSLLPLKPATENLAGRDLDPRLVDFADADADDVLAAVSSTTARRILGSLYEEPRTASDVAAALDTSVQNASYHLDRLVDADLVEVVETWYSGQGREMDVYAPTNSALVIHAGAEHATPSLSTALRRALGALGVLGLASALVHARWTGRPSVRPVRTPLQQPPEPTLWDALAGFATGPGGVLLWVGLVVTCCLFGLWYWRTYRPRRRRHGSA, encoded by the coding sequence ATGACGTCGCTCCTCCCGCTCAAGCCAGCCACCGAGAACCTCGCCGGCCGCGACCTCGACCCGCGGCTCGTCGACTTCGCGGACGCCGACGCCGACGACGTCCTCGCGGCCGTCTCCTCGACGACGGCGCGTCGGATCCTGGGGAGCCTCTACGAGGAACCGCGGACGGCCTCCGACGTCGCCGCGGCCCTCGACACGTCGGTCCAGAACGCCAGCTACCACCTCGACCGCCTCGTGGACGCGGACCTGGTCGAGGTCGTCGAGACGTGGTACTCCGGGCAGGGCCGCGAGATGGACGTGTACGCGCCCACCAACAGCGCGCTCGTCATCCACGCGGGGGCCGAACACGCGACCCCGTCGCTCTCGACGGCGCTCCGACGCGCGCTCGGCGCGCTCGGCGTCCTCGGCCTGGCGAGCGCGCTCGTCCACGCCCGCTGGACCGGCCGCCCGTCCGTCCGGCCCGTCCGGACGCCGCTCCAGCAGCCGCCGGAGCCGACGCTCTGGGACGCGCTCGCCGGCTTTGCGACCGGTCCCGGCGGGGTCCTCCTCTGGGTCGGCCTCGTCGTGACCTGCTGTCTGTTCGGGCTCTGGTACTGGCGGACGTACCGACCCCGGCGGCGTCGTCACGGGTCGGCCTAG
- a CDS encoding YjiH family protein has translation MATEGADGTHRLESEPAARSIADVDLHEFDGRAVAKFGFAFAVGAFFFLLPVPWQGEVTVPFDIVVSWITGTFPDAVGVYALAIIVAGGVATTLAELDDRGLWTTGYDLSAFESSTVFWALRVLGAVLAPIMFLKLGPAWLHTPSTGGFMWGTLVYSVGVIIPVGAVFITVFVELGGLEFVGTLARPVMKPLFKLPGRAALDSLASWVGSYSVGLYVTRNVFERGDYSKRDVFTIATCFSTVSIGFVGVVAATLEMLALFPVIFAAYFVCVVVTAAILVRLPPVSTTPEAYITDPDPEVPFTGSPGEYVRFAASEAVGKAAEGETFLGAAKRGFVDGVRLTSLILGTILAVGLAATLLSANTPTFDVLGAPLVPVIAALGIPNPEVVAPATIVGITEMYVPVLLVVEADPMARFFVAVLAVSQLIFFSSVGPMTMDMFSDVPVRFRDLVLLFVMRTIILVPLIAGITHLVAAMGLL, from the coding sequence ATGGCAACCGAAGGAGCGGACGGCACGCACAGACTGGAGAGCGAGCCCGCGGCGCGGAGCATCGCCGACGTCGACCTGCACGAGTTCGACGGGCGGGCGGTGGCGAAGTTCGGCTTCGCGTTCGCCGTCGGCGCGTTCTTCTTCCTCCTGCCGGTTCCCTGGCAGGGCGAGGTGACGGTCCCGTTCGACATCGTCGTGAGCTGGATCACCGGGACGTTCCCGGACGCCGTGGGGGTGTACGCGCTGGCGATCATCGTCGCCGGCGGCGTCGCCACCACCCTCGCGGAGCTCGACGACCGCGGGCTCTGGACGACCGGGTACGACCTCTCGGCCTTCGAGAGCTCGACGGTGTTCTGGGCGCTTCGCGTGCTGGGGGCCGTCCTCGCGCCGATCATGTTCCTCAAGCTCGGCCCCGCGTGGCTCCACACGCCGAGCACTGGCGGGTTCATGTGGGGGACGCTCGTCTACAGCGTGGGCGTCATCATCCCGGTCGGTGCGGTGTTCATCACCGTGTTCGTCGAGCTCGGCGGGCTGGAGTTCGTCGGCACGCTCGCCCGGCCGGTGATGAAGCCGCTGTTCAAGCTGCCGGGACGGGCCGCCCTCGACAGCCTCGCCTCGTGGGTCGGCTCCTACAGCGTCGGCCTCTACGTGACGCGCAACGTCTTCGAGCGCGGCGACTACAGCAAGCGCGACGTGTTCACCATCGCGACGTGCTTCTCGACTGTGAGCATCGGCTTCGTCGGCGTCGTCGCGGCCACGCTGGAGATGCTGGCGCTGTTCCCCGTCATCTTCGCCGCCTACTTCGTCTGTGTCGTCGTCACCGCGGCCATCCTCGTGCGGCTGCCGCCGGTCAGCACGACCCCCGAGGCGTACATCACCGACCCGGACCCCGAGGTCCCGTTCACGGGCTCGCCCGGGGAGTACGTCCGCTTCGCGGCCAGCGAGGCCGTCGGCAAGGCCGCCGAGGGCGAGACGTTCCTCGGCGCCGCAAAGCGCGGGTTCGTCGACGGGGTGCGGCTCACGAGCCTCATCCTCGGCACCATCCTCGCGGTGGGGCTGGCCGCGACGCTGCTATCGGCCAACACCCCGACGTTCGACGTCCTGGGCGCGCCGCTCGTCCCCGTCATCGCCGCGCTCGGGATCCCGAACCCCGAGGTCGTCGCGCCGGCGACCATCGTCGGCATCACCGAGATGTACGTCCCGGTCCTGCTCGTCGTGGAGGCCGACCCGATGGCCCGCTTCTTCGTCGCCGTGCTGGCCGTCTCCCAGCTCATCTTCTTCTCAAGCGTCGGACCGATGACGATGGACATGTTCTCGGACGTGCCCGTCCGGTTCCGCGATCTCGTCCTCCTGTTCGTCATGCGGACGATCATCCTCGTCCCGTTGATCGCCGGCATCACCCACCTGGTCGCGGCGATGGGGCTGCTCTAG
- a CDS encoding helix-turn-helix domain-containing protein, which translates to MYEATLRITGRSAYADATAGTAASIELWCNRHCDLLHVSAEAADEVEARVSETVGVRERLRNRGETVLVTGDCLRDHEADLIESVLDRHGCLLLYPLEYEGGDKICRVLSLSAGALTDCFHDLLAADAAVTVESKRKIDSVRPRSPLLAPHGVAPDLTDRQSAVLRYAADNGYYEIPRAVTTAEIADAVGVTRRTAEEHLRRAENKLVDSLVDVVA; encoded by the coding sequence ATGTACGAGGCGACGCTGCGCATCACCGGGCGGTCGGCGTACGCCGACGCGACGGCGGGCACGGCCGCGAGCATCGAACTCTGGTGTAACCGCCACTGCGACCTGCTCCACGTCTCCGCGGAGGCGGCAGACGAGGTGGAAGCCCGGGTGAGCGAGACGGTCGGGGTCCGGGAACGGCTCCGGAACCGCGGGGAGACCGTGCTGGTCACCGGCGACTGCCTCCGCGACCACGAGGCCGACCTGATCGAGTCGGTCCTCGACCGGCACGGCTGTCTCCTGTTGTACCCGCTGGAGTACGAGGGCGGCGACAAGATCTGTCGCGTGCTGTCGCTGTCGGCCGGAGCGCTCACCGACTGCTTCCACGACCTCCTGGCGGCCGACGCCGCCGTCACCGTCGAGTCGAAGCGGAAGATCGACTCCGTCCGCCCCCGAAGCCCGCTGCTCGCGCCCCACGGGGTCGCGCCCGACCTGACCGACCGGCAGTCCGCGGTCCTGCGGTACGCGGCCGACAACGGCTACTACGAGATCCCGCGGGCGGTGACGACCGCCGAGATCGCCGACGCGGTGGGGGTGACGCGCCGAACGGCCGAGGAACACCTCCGCCGCGCCGAGAACAAGCTGGTGGATTCGCTCGTCGACGTGGTCGCCTAG
- the hutU gene encoding urocanate hydratase, producing the protein MAGQQERTDAADRIGEPSEQWRGYRGAPTGTDIECEGWRQEAALRMLNNNLDPEVGEDPENLVVYGGTGRAARSWDAYDAILDQLRGLADDETLLVQSGKPVGRFKTHERAPRVLIANSNLVGKWDDWEHFHELEAQGKIMYGQMTAGSWAYIGTQGIIQGTYETLAELARREYDGDLAGRTVVTGGLGGMSGAQPLAVTMNRGVCIAAEVKGDRIDRRLETDYLMERVDDLDEAMARAADAAEAGEPYSVGIEMNVVDMLETMRAEGFVPDVVTDQTSAHDELEGYYPAGYSVAEADDLRESDPERYVAESLDTMERHLDAILALRDEGAVAFEYGNNLRGQVREHRGREDAFDYPGFVPAYIRPMFCRGRGPFRWAALSGDPADIHRTDEAVTELFPDKDALRRWIDLAQEQVSFQGLPSRVCWLGYQSNDDGLTERAEFALEINELVADGEISAPIVVTRDHLDAGSVASPNRETEAMKDGTDAVADWPILNALLNCAAGADIVSVHDGGGVGIGNALHANNHVVLDGSELAAEKARRVFTTDPGMGVIRHADAGYEDALEEAERSDVTVPMREER; encoded by the coding sequence ATGGCAGGCCAGCAGGAACGGACCGACGCCGCGGATCGCATCGGCGAGCCGAGCGAGCAGTGGCGCGGCTACCGGGGCGCGCCCACCGGCACCGACATCGAGTGCGAGGGCTGGCGACAGGAGGCGGCGCTCCGCATGCTGAACAACAACCTCGACCCCGAGGTCGGCGAGGACCCGGAGAACCTCGTCGTCTACGGCGGCACCGGCCGCGCCGCCCGGTCGTGGGACGCCTACGACGCCATCCTCGACCAGCTTCGGGGCCTGGCGGACGACGAGACGCTGCTCGTCCAGTCCGGCAAGCCGGTCGGGCGGTTCAAGACCCACGAGCGCGCGCCGCGGGTGCTCATCGCCAACTCCAACCTCGTCGGGAAGTGGGACGACTGGGAGCACTTCCACGAACTCGAGGCGCAGGGGAAGATCATGTACGGCCAGATGACCGCCGGCTCGTGGGCCTACATCGGCACGCAGGGCATCATCCAGGGCACCTACGAGACGCTCGCGGAACTCGCCCGCCGGGAGTACGACGGCGACCTCGCGGGGCGGACGGTCGTCACCGGCGGGCTCGGCGGGATGAGCGGCGCACAGCCGCTCGCGGTGACGATGAACCGGGGCGTCTGCATCGCAGCCGAGGTGAAGGGCGACCGCATCGACCGCCGCCTGGAGACCGACTATCTGATGGAGCGCGTCGACGACCTCGACGAGGCGATGGCCCGCGCCGCGGACGCGGCCGAGGCCGGCGAGCCGTACAGCGTCGGCATCGAGATGAACGTCGTGGACATGCTGGAGACGATGCGCGCGGAGGGGTTCGTCCCGGACGTCGTCACCGACCAGACGAGCGCGCACGACGAACTGGAGGGCTACTACCCGGCCGGCTACTCGGTGGCGGAGGCCGACGACCTCCGGGAGTCCGACCCCGAGCGCTACGTCGCCGAAAGCCTGGACACGATGGAGCGACACCTCGACGCCATCCTCGCGCTCCGGGACGAGGGCGCGGTCGCGTTCGAGTACGGCAACAACCTGCGCGGGCAGGTCCGCGAGCACCGCGGCCGCGAGGACGCGTTCGACTACCCGGGATTCGTCCCGGCGTACATCCGTCCGATGTTCTGTCGCGGCCGCGGCCCGTTCCGGTGGGCCGCCCTCTCGGGAGACCCCGCCGACATCCACCGCACTGACGAGGCGGTGACGGAGCTGTTCCCCGACAAGGACGCGCTCCGCCGCTGGATCGACCTCGCGCAGGAACAGGTGTCGTTCCAGGGGCTCCCCTCCCGGGTGTGCTGGCTCGGCTACCAATCGAACGACGACGGCCTCACCGAGCGCGCGGAGTTCGCGCTCGAAATCAACGAGCTGGTCGCCGACGGCGAGATCAGCGCGCCGATTGTCGTCACCCGCGACCACCTCGACGCGGGCTCGGTCGCCTCGCCGAACCGGGAGACCGAGGCGATGAAGGACGGCACCGACGCGGTCGCAGACTGGCCCATCTTGAATGCCTTGCTGAACTGTGCCGCGGGCGCGGACATCGTCTCGGTCCACGACGGCGGCGGCGTCGGCATCGGCAACGCGCTCCACGCGAACAACCACGTCGTCCTCGACGGCTCCGAGCTCGCGGCAGAGAAGGCGCGACGCGTGTTCACCACCGACCCCGGAATGGGCGTGATCCGCCACGCTGACGCGGGCTACGAGGACGCCCTCGAGGAGGCCGAGCGGTCGGACGTCACGGTCCCGATGCGGGAGGAGCGATGA
- the hutG gene encoding formimidoylglutamase: MTLRAPPDWLGPSDDPNDAQFGDVVKPTALADADEYDAVLVGEPYDGAVIGRRGAAGAPSAIRESLAGAKAHHYEAGPVTGVGDLGDVEIPGSADGRGDAGTDAGVGEPDVAAVQEAVAETTREVHAADALPVFLGGDNSLTVPNVLPLLDGAGAVGDGVAAGAAEPSVGVVSLDAHLDCREPTDGPTSGTPYRQLFDAGLDALSVVGARHFETSTAYAEFLAGRDGTVFTPRDVRADPAGIADAAVEALGDVDQVYVSLDVDVLDGAAAPGVSAPTPGGVRTAELYELVGSLVRDGRVVGVEVVECAPPLDRDGRTVTAASRAVAHALAGVTARA; this comes from the coding sequence ATGACCCTCCGCGCGCCGCCCGACTGGCTCGGCCCGTCGGACGACCCGAACGACGCGCAGTTCGGCGACGTCGTCAAGCCGACGGCGCTCGCGGACGCCGACGAGTACGACGCGGTCCTCGTCGGCGAGCCGTACGACGGCGCCGTCATCGGCCGGCGCGGTGCCGCCGGAGCCCCGAGCGCGATCCGCGAGTCGCTGGCGGGCGCGAAGGCACACCACTACGAGGCCGGACCGGTGACGGGCGTCGGCGACCTGGGCGACGTCGAGATTCCGGGCAGCGCCGACGGACGGGGAGACGCAGGGACGGACGCGGGAGTGGGCGAACCGGACGTCGCCGCGGTCCAGGAGGCCGTCGCCGAGACGACCCGCGAGGTCCACGCGGCCGACGCGCTCCCCGTCTTTCTGGGCGGCGACAACTCGCTCACGGTTCCGAACGTGCTGCCGCTGCTGGACGGGGCGGGCGCCGTCGGGGACGGGGTGGCCGCCGGCGCGGCGGAGCCGAGCGTCGGCGTCGTCAGCCTCGACGCACACCTCGACTGCCGGGAGCCGACCGACGGCCCGACGAGCGGCACGCCGTACCGGCAGCTGTTCGACGCCGGGCTGGACGCGCTCTCGGTCGTCGGCGCGCGCCACTTCGAGACGTCGACCGCCTACGCCGAGTTCCTCGCCGGGCGCGACGGCACCGTGTTCACGCCGCGGGACGTCCGGGCCGACCCGGCGGGCATCGCCGACGCCGCCGTCGAGGCGCTCGGCGACGTCGATCAGGTGTACGTCAGCCTCGACGTCGACGTGCTCGACGGGGCCGCCGCGCCCGGCGTGAGCGCGCCGACTCCCGGCGGAGTTCGGACGGCAGAACTGTACGAACTGGTCGGGAGCCTCGTCCGCGACGGGCGCGTCGTCGGCGTCGAGGTCGTGGAGTGCGCGCCGCCGCTCGACCGCGACGGCCGGACGGTGACGGCGGCCTCGCGTGCGGTCGCCCACGCGCTCGCCGGGGTGACCGCCCGTGCGTGA
- the hutI gene encoding imidazolonepropionase, which translates to MREESGSGESATAGSEPPERTVVHGASELVVGPDDGVEVETITDGAFAAEDGRVVAIGTTDEVLREYPAGSADVAVDADGRLVTPGFVDPHSHAVFAGDRTDEFAAKLRGKSYEDILAEGGGILRTVRAVREADEATLTANLLEHLDVMLAHGTTTVEVKSGYGLSTESELKLLRAIDAAAEAHPVSVVPTFMGAHAVPDGDDAEAYTRRVVDEQIPAVAEQGIADFCDVFCERGVFSADQSRRILEAGREAGLTPKIHADEFADVGATGVAADVGAASADHLLRTDDDGADRLVEAGVTPVLLPGTAFALGEAYADARRFLDAGTPVALATDFNPNCFARSMGFVATLGCVGMGMTPAESVRGVTHAAAEALDRADGAGGVGTLRPGAPADAVVHGVGKLVDVPYSLDVNTVETVLSKGSRVVADGRVARE; encoded by the coding sequence GTGCGTGAGGAGTCGGGTTCCGGCGAGTCGGCGACGGCGGGGAGCGAACCGCCGGAACGCACGGTCGTCCACGGCGCCTCGGAACTCGTCGTCGGCCCGGACGACGGCGTCGAAGTCGAGACGATCACGGACGGGGCGTTCGCCGCCGAGGACGGCCGCGTCGTCGCCATCGGCACGACCGACGAGGTGCTGCGCGAGTACCCCGCCGGGAGCGCCGACGTCGCCGTCGACGCCGACGGTCGCCTGGTGACGCCGGGGTTCGTCGACCCGCACTCCCACGCCGTCTTCGCCGGCGACCGGACCGACGAGTTCGCGGCGAAGTTGCGGGGCAAATCCTACGAGGACATCCTCGCCGAGGGCGGCGGCATCCTCCGCACGGTGAGAGCGGTCCGCGAGGCCGACGAGGCGACGCTGACCGCGAACCTGCTCGAGCACCTCGACGTCATGCTCGCGCACGGCACCACCACGGTCGAGGTCAAGAGCGGCTACGGCCTCTCGACCGAGTCCGAACTGAAACTGCTCCGCGCCATCGACGCGGCCGCCGAAGCGCACCCGGTCTCGGTCGTGCCGACGTTCATGGGCGCGCACGCGGTCCCCGATGGCGACGACGCCGAGGCGTACACCCGACGGGTCGTCGACGAACAGATACCGGCCGTCGCCGAGCAGGGCATCGCGGACTTTTGCGACGTGTTCTGCGAGCGCGGCGTGTTCTCGGCGGACCAGTCGCGCCGGATCCTGGAGGCGGGACGGGAGGCCGGCCTGACGCCGAAGATCCACGCCGACGAGTTCGCCGACGTGGGGGCGACGGGGGTCGCCGCCGACGTCGGCGCGGCGAGTGCGGACCACCTCCTCCGGACCGACGACGACGGTGCCGACCGACTCGTCGAGGCGGGCGTGACGCCCGTCCTGCTGCCCGGAACGGCGTTCGCGCTCGGCGAGGCGTACGCCGACGCCCGCCGGTTCCTCGACGCCGGAACGCCGGTCGCGCTCGCAACCGACTTCAACCCGAACTGCTTCGCCCGCAGCATGGGCTTCGTCGCCACGCTCGGCTGCGTCGGGATGGGGATGACGCCGGCCGAGTCGGTCCGGGGGGTCACGCACGCCGCAGCGGAAGCGCTCGACCGGGCGGACGGGGCGGGCGGCGTCGGGACGCTCCGCCCCGGCGCACCCGCTGACGCGGTCGTCCACGGCGTAGGGAAACTCGTGGACGTCCCGTACAGCCTGGACGTGAACACGGTCGAGACGGTGCTCTCGAAGGGGAGTCGCGTCGTCGCGGACGGGAGGGTCGCCCGTGAGTGA